In one Magallana gigas chromosome 9, xbMagGiga1.1, whole genome shotgun sequence genomic region, the following are encoded:
- the LOC117691743 gene encoding methylosome protein WDR77 isoform X2 → MDQIPAAMDRHLDVIQCHKDGGILLGASGLTGRYWLGSLWYYANPDAAPDVEKCTAGVQLEAGFQEAVWLDDTKVLVGLDTGGIALWDLVDNFHTFVHVSGVVEHDDLVTSVGVVSGGKSAVSCGADRCVKVWDLENMHSTNTYRAHHDVVECISCHPTEPALFLSCSADGRVFLWDTRKSRPVTVLDTSPLLHSPKQVVWQPGTHNFAVGGECGQVVVKDTRKAVGATLSFSCHSRAVTKLSFCQENPCLLASASEDGTAVVVSVDKEAGRQIFKDTSHTDFVSSLSWQGNDNLFTCGWDSKVKNHCVSKSEQTCEDCVTVQMETDCIDKETVKKKIANISLVCNGNGAGLEST, encoded by the exons ATGGTGGGATTCTACTTGGAGCCTCCGGACTGACTGGGAGATACTGGCTGGGATCCTTGTGGTACTATGCCAATCCGGATGCTGCTCCAGATGTAGAAAAGTGTACGGCTGGAGTACAGCTGGAGGCTGGATTTCAGGAGGCAGTGTGGCTTGACGACACAAAGGTCCTGGTGGGATTAGACACAG GTGGCATAGCGTTATGGGACTTGGTGGATAATTTCCACACCTTTGTCCATGTGAGTGGGGTCGTGGAGCATGATGACCTTGTGACATCAGTGGGCGTGGTCAGTGGAGGAAAGTCAGCTGTCTCGTGTGGAGCCGACCGCTG tgtCAAAGTGTGGGATTTGGAAAATATGCATTCAACAAATACATATAGAG CCCATCACGATGTCGTGGAGTGTATCAGCTGTCATCCAACAGAGCCAGCCTTATTTTTGTCTTGTTCAGCA GATGGTAGAGTTTTCCTGTGGGACACACGGAAGTCTCGTCCGGTGACCGTTCTAG aCACATCCCCTCTTCTACATTCCCCAAAACAAGTTGTGTGGCAACCAGGAACACACAATTTTGCTGTCGGAGGAGAGTGTGGACAGGTCGTCGTCAAGGATACCAGGAAGGCTGTAGGAGCTACATTGTCTTTCAGCTGCCATTCCCGGGCAGTCACAAAGTTATCATTTTGTCAAGAAAA TCCCTGCCTGTTGGCCTCTGCGTCCGAGGACGGTACAGCTGTTGTCGTGTCTGTGGACAAGGAGGCAGGCCGCCAGAT cTTCAAAGACACTTCCCATACAGACTTTGTTAGCAGTCTAAGTTGGCAAGGAAACGATAATCTCTTCACCTGTGGTTGGGACTCGAAAGTGAAAAATCACTGTGTATCAAAAAGTGAACAAACTTGTGAAGACTGTGTGACGGTTCAGATGGAAACAGACTGTATAGACAAGGAGACTGTTAAGAAGAAGATCGCCAACATTTCACTGGTCTGCAATGGGAACGGTGCTGGGTTGGAATCCACCTGA
- the LOC117691743 gene encoding methylosome protein WDR77 isoform X1 translates to MDQIPAAMDRHLDVIQCHKDGGILLGASGLTGRYWLGSLWYYANPDAAPDVEKCTAGVQLEAGFQEAVWLDDTKVLVGLDTGGIALWDLVDNFHTFVHVSGVVEHDDLVTSVGVVSGGKSAVSCGADRCVKVWDLENMHSTNTYRAHHDVVECISCHPTEPALFLSCSADGRVFLWDTRKSRPVTVLGGFPPPIVPIVTVDTSPLLHSPKQVVWQPGTHNFAVGGECGQVVVKDTRKAVGATLSFSCHSRAVTKLSFCQENPCLLASASEDGTAVVVSVDKEAGRQIFKDTSHTDFVSSLSWQGNDNLFTCGWDSKVKNHCVSKSEQTCEDCVTVQMETDCIDKETVKKKIANISLVCNGNGAGLEST, encoded by the exons ATGGTGGGATTCTACTTGGAGCCTCCGGACTGACTGGGAGATACTGGCTGGGATCCTTGTGGTACTATGCCAATCCGGATGCTGCTCCAGATGTAGAAAAGTGTACGGCTGGAGTACAGCTGGAGGCTGGATTTCAGGAGGCAGTGTGGCTTGACGACACAAAGGTCCTGGTGGGATTAGACACAG GTGGCATAGCGTTATGGGACTTGGTGGATAATTTCCACACCTTTGTCCATGTGAGTGGGGTCGTGGAGCATGATGACCTTGTGACATCAGTGGGCGTGGTCAGTGGAGGAAAGTCAGCTGTCTCGTGTGGAGCCGACCGCTG tgtCAAAGTGTGGGATTTGGAAAATATGCATTCAACAAATACATATAGAG CCCATCACGATGTCGTGGAGTGTATCAGCTGTCATCCAACAGAGCCAGCCTTATTTTTGTCTTGTTCAGCA GATGGTAGAGTTTTCCTGTGGGACACACGGAAGTCTCGTCCGGTGACCGTTCTAGGTGGGTTTCCTCCCCCCATTGTCCCCATAGTCACAGTAG aCACATCCCCTCTTCTACATTCCCCAAAACAAGTTGTGTGGCAACCAGGAACACACAATTTTGCTGTCGGAGGAGAGTGTGGACAGGTCGTCGTCAAGGATACCAGGAAGGCTGTAGGAGCTACATTGTCTTTCAGCTGCCATTCCCGGGCAGTCACAAAGTTATCATTTTGTCAAGAAAA TCCCTGCCTGTTGGCCTCTGCGTCCGAGGACGGTACAGCTGTTGTCGTGTCTGTGGACAAGGAGGCAGGCCGCCAGAT cTTCAAAGACACTTCCCATACAGACTTTGTTAGCAGTCTAAGTTGGCAAGGAAACGATAATCTCTTCACCTGTGGTTGGGACTCGAAAGTGAAAAATCACTGTGTATCAAAAAGTGAACAAACTTGTGAAGACTGTGTGACGGTTCAGATGGAAACAGACTGTATAGACAAGGAGACTGTTAAGAAGAAGATCGCCAACATTTCACTGGTCTGCAATGGGAACGGTGCTGGGTTGGAATCCACCTGA